The following are from one region of the Streptomyces tuirus genome:
- a CDS encoding DUF6215 domain-containing protein gives MAEENDAPMKSASAWRQALAAVALVGALSGGFWVLAKTSAAESEPKPATCSDGESPAPKGKRLTGARLCEALNRPDLAALLGTPTEIAKTASGSDSSFGSPGGKQIATPQAQVEFETYTVTLSATYDGLPVAGSQALLGSDARPQKVLGRPGVLYSDRTIRISFRLDGGDADSGPGVPARALTVAQDPKDRGGSVDVTLWRADGAVPDDAVLLRVAERVLQTLPGWTSHG, from the coding sequence ATGGCCGAGGAAAACGACGCGCCCATGAAGAGCGCGAGCGCGTGGCGGCAGGCGCTCGCGGCGGTGGCGCTGGTGGGGGCGCTCAGCGGGGGCTTCTGGGTGCTCGCGAAGACGTCGGCTGCGGAGAGCGAGCCGAAGCCCGCCACCTGCTCCGACGGGGAGAGTCCGGCCCCGAAGGGCAAGCGCCTGACCGGCGCGCGGCTGTGCGAGGCGCTGAACCGGCCCGACCTGGCGGCGCTGCTGGGCACGCCGACGGAGATCGCGAAGACTGCCTCCGGCAGCGACAGTTCCTTCGGGTCCCCCGGCGGCAAGCAGATCGCCACCCCGCAGGCCCAGGTCGAGTTCGAGACGTACACCGTCACGCTCTCGGCGACCTACGACGGCCTTCCGGTGGCCGGGTCGCAGGCGCTGCTGGGAAGCGACGCCCGCCCGCAGAAGGTGCTGGGCCGCCCGGGCGTCCTGTACTCGGACCGCACCATCAGGATCAGCTTCCGGCTCGACGGCGGCGACGCCGACAGCGGCCCCGGCGTTCCGGCCCGGGCCCTCACCGTCGCCCAGGACCCGAAGGACCGCGGCGGGTCCGTCGACGTCACCCTGTGGCGCGCGGACGGAGCCGTGCCGGACGACGCGGTACTGCTGCGGGTCGCGGAGCGGGTGCTGCAGACGCTCCCGGGGTGGACGTCGCACGGGTGA